The proteins below are encoded in one region of Plutella xylostella chromosome 13, ilPluXylo3.1, whole genome shotgun sequence:
- the LOC125489357 gene encoding uncharacterized protein LOC125489357 translates to MSSSPDILTDSSQETRKRPRDDEQSSTPKGKRVIVDPDLASASIQTIFTHPSLDATKVYDDSDPGPFIVHVTQESSSGSTAPAASSPLRAIKFGQFLYKNKISDITRDGVKMTGRNRVTVEFRSAKAANEFIKHPALTANKFKAVIPTYHITRMGVARRVPVDLSMDEFVGSLDLPAGCGIVLKARRISRKVVNNGNTSYVPTQTIVITFRGQLLPEKIFSYRAAVEIERYTYPTIQCHACCRFGHMKASCRSKPRCYKCAQPHLGETCDADPPTCIYCSGSHASTSKNCPEQARQKSIKVIMSQDSISFAEADARLPKSRKSFAEVTASQPIGPPANKSYKKTVYTQRRPRSPLSPGYDRLAHQALISSPSSSLPNGSALNSITSITPNDNLLDNLLSLVVSLLAKFSDTIPPHVALKLKELTSFTQNGSEPDPGPPVECSEP, encoded by the coding sequence ATGTCTTCCTCACCTGATATACTTACGGACTCTTCCCAGGAGACGCGAAAGCGCCCTAGGGATGATGAACAAAGTTCAACACCAAAAGGTAAGCGTGTTATTGTCGACCCCGACTTAGCATCCGCAAGCATCCAAACCATATTCACGCACCCTAGTCTCGACGCCACCAAGGTGTACGACGACTCTGACCCCGGCCCATTCATCGTACATGTCACCCAGGAAAGCTCGTCGGGAAGTACAGCTCCAGCTGCTTCATCCCCGCTTAGGGCTATCAAGTTCGGTcaatttttgtacaaaaataaaatttccgaCATCACAAGGGATGGTGTCAAAATGACAGGCCGCAACAGGGTCACTGTAGAATTTAGGTCTGCGAAGGCAGCCAATGAATTTATCAAGCATCCTGCCCTGACTGCAAACAAATTTAAGGCTGTAATTCCAACCTACCACATCACCCGGATGGGTGTTGCTAGGCGAGTACCAGTTGATCTCTCCATGGATGAGTTTGTAGGTTCCTTGGACCTCCCGGCTGGCTGTGGTATTGTCCTAAAAGCCCGGAGAATTAGCCGAAAAGTAGTTAACAATGGAAATACTTCCTACGTCCCCACTCAGACCATTGTCATCACCTTTAGAGGTCAACTTCTCCCAGAGAAAATTTTCTCCTACCGCGCAGCGGTAGAAATTGAAAGGTATACTTACCCGACAATTCAGTGCCATGCTTGCTGCAGGTTTGGCCATATGAAGGCTAGTTGCCGGTCCAAGCCTCGCTGCTACAAGTGTGCCCAGCCACACTTGGGTGAGACTTGCGATGCCGACCCTCCCACTTGCATCTACTGTTCCGGAAGTCATGCCTCCACTAGTAAAAATTGTCCTGAGCAAGCCAGACAGAAATCCATTAAAGTCATTATGTCGCAGGACAGCATCTCTTTCGCTGAAGCCGATGCTCGACTTCCTAAGAGCAGAAAATCATTCGCTGAAGTTACTGCTTCACAACCTATTGGCCCACCTGCAAACAAATCATACAAAAAGACTGTATACACACAGCGTAGGCCTAGGTCTCCCCTCAGTCCTGGTTACGACAGACTTGCCCATCAGGCACTTATCTCTTCCCCATCTTCCTCACTTCCTAATGGAAGTGCCCTCAACTCTATCACTTCTATCACCCCTAATGACAACTTATTAGACAATCTTCTTTCCTTAGTTGTTAGTCTGCTGGCTAAATTCAGCGACACAATACCGCCCCACGTTGCCCTAAAACTCAAGGAACTTACATCCTTCACCCAGAATGGCTCTGAACCCGATCCGGGTCCTCCAGTGGAATGCTCAGagccttaa